Sequence from the Aquimarina sp. Aq107 genome:
CTGTCAGCGCTCTCTTATCAGACATATCCTTTTGATCTCTTAGTTAACGAATTAAATATCCAAAGAGATCCAAGTAGAAATGTTGTGTTTGACATTATGTTGGCTTTACAGAATACAGAAAAAATATCTAAATCCGAAAATCATGAAATAACTCCAGGCGAAGTTTATTCTAAAGGCGAGTCTAGAACCAAATTCGACATGGGAATAACTTTTTTTGAAGTAGAATCTTTATTAAAGTTTCAGATCAATTTTAATACAGCTATTTATGACAAAGAAATGATTACCCAAATGATGCATCATTTTAAACTGTTGTCTGAAGCATGTATTACTTCCAATAAAGTAAAGATTCGTGATATTGATTTTTTATCAGAAAAAGAAAAACAAAAACAACTTTTTGATTTTAATTCTTTTAATCTAGGAGATAATGATGGAAAAACATTTCTTGAATATTTTAATGAAAAAGTCAAACGATTTCCGAAACATATAGCAATTCAAAAAGAAAATAGAAAAATAAGTTACAACCAATTAGATAGTGATTCAAATCAAATAGCAAATTTTTTGATTAAAAATGGAATTAGAAAGGGAGATTTTATACCATTCTCTCTAGCTGATAAAGTTGATGCAATTACAACGATGTTGGGGGTTATGAAAGTTGGAGCTGCTTATGTACCTATATATGATAGATTTATAAAAGGAGAGGTAAACACTATTCTTAATGATATAGAAGCAAAACTATTTATTACAGATTTATCCATTAAAGAAGAGAAAGGAAATATTGATGATGTTTCTTTAGTAAGTTATGAAGATATGCTCTCAGATTCTTTTGAATCTGAAATAACCGAGCCTATTAAAATAGATAAGGAAGATATTGTGTATGTTATCTATACATCGGGAACAACCGGTAAACCTAAAGGTGTATTGGTAACCCATGGTAATCTGAGTGATTATTTATTAGGATTGACACAAAAACTTAATATCGAAAAGAAAAGCCATTATGGTTTAATGTCAACTTTAGGTGCAGATTTAGGATATACATTTCTTTATGGAGCATTAGCAACAGCAGGTACATTACATGTATTTTCAGACGAAATGCTTAAGGACAGTCCTAAGTTAATCTCTTATTTTGAAAACAATGTCATTGATTATATTAAAATTGTTCCTGAACATTGGAACTCTATTCATAATGATGGGACACATCTTATCCCTCAAAAGGCTATTGTTTTTGGAGGAAGTGTGTTAAATATGAGGGTAATTGAAAATTTAAACAGAAGTAGAGCTAAAATAGATATTTATAATCATTATGGACCAACAGAAACCACAATTGGTAAATTAATGCATAAAGTAGATCTTTCGTACCGATATAACAGTGTATATATAGGGAAACCTTTTTCGAATACAAAAATATATGTTTTAGGGTCCAATTTAGAGTTGTTGCCTATTGGATGTGAAGGAGAATTATGCATTGGAGGTGATGGTGTATCTAAGGGATATTTGAATAGAAAGAATCTTACCGATGAAAAATATATATCAAATCCTTACTGTAAGAGTGAAAAGTTATATAGAACAGGTGATATTGTAAAGTGGAACTCAGATGGACAAATTGTTTTTCTTGGACGAAAAGATGATCAATTAAAAATTAGAGGTTATCGTGTTGAACCAGATGAAATTGTTAATAATTTAATCAGTTTTGAAGAAATAAAAGAAGCAATTGTTGTATTAAAAAATGAGAATTCAGAAGATTATTTATGTGCCTATTTGGTTATTAATTCTGATACAATTGATCTTCGTCAGGTGCGTGAAAAATTAGAAGATATTTTGCCTTTATATATGATTCCAAACTTTTTTATAGAAGTGGATAGTATACCTTTGACATCAAACGGGAAAATAAATAAAGATGCATTACCCTCACCTTTATCAAAAGGTGTTCTTCAACAAAAAGAATATATAGCGCCCAGAAATGAAATGGAAATTAAGTTGGTAGAGGTTTGGAAAGAACTTCTAGGAATTGAAAGAATTGGTATTAATGAAAACTTTTTTGAATTAGGAGGCCATAGTTTAAAATTAATAAAACTTGTAAATGCCTACCATAAAATTTTCAATGTAGAAATAAAATTAAAAGATTTATTCGTTTTTAAGACCATTGAAAAACATGCAGAATTAATAGAAGTTCAAAGCTTAATTAATAATCAAAATAATACATCAAAAAAAGATGAGGAAACGATATCTTTTTAAATAGAAGCCATCAAATTTTTGATTTTAGAAAATACTATAGCCTTAGCTATATAAGGTTAGTTTTTTAGAATATAGAGAAGATAAGGTTCACTATAAAATTTAAAAATGAACATTATGAATAGTGATATTTTAAATTTATTGAAAGAATTAAAAAAACTCGAAGCAAGATTATATGTTGAAAATGGAGTTTTAAAACTAGATATACAAAAAGAATTACTTACAGATACTCTAAAAAATGAAATTAAAGAAAATAAAGAAACCTTAATAGATTTATTAAGCGTTAAAAGAAATAATGAATATGAAGCTATAGAGAAATCAGAAAGAAAATTATCGTATCCGTTAAGTGAACAGCAAGAACAAATTTGGCTAGCTTGTCAAATGAAAAATGGATCGCGGGCATTTAATATGCCTACTTATATCGAATTTGGGAATGATTTTGAAATAAATAAATTTAAAAAAGCGATATATGAGGTTATTAAAAGATACGATATTCTTCGAACAATTTTTGTAAATGAAGATGGTATAGTAAGACAAAAAGTTATTTCCTATAAGGAGTTTAATTTTAAAATTTTAGAGAAAAACCTCGAAGTTGAGAATGATTATAATTTGGTAGAGAAACATATTATTGAAGATACATCAAAAGAATTTGATTTAACTCAATATCCTCTGTTTAAAATTCATTTACTAAAGTTATCTAATAATAAGTTTGTAGTATACTATAATCTTCATCATATAATATGTGATGGATGGTCATCAGAAATTTTGAGAAATGAAATTTTTAACTACTATAAATCAGATGATATTAGTAATGTGTATTCAGAATTGGATACTCAGTATTCAGATTATGCAGTATGGCAAAAAGGAAATAGAGATAAGTTGTATTTCAAAAATAAAGATTTTTGGAAATCAAAACTAGATAAAGGAATGGTTCCTTTAGATTTAAATTTTGCAAACCCCAGACCTAAAAGTAAGAAATATGAAGGTAGATCAGAGTCAGTTATTTTACCTAAAGAGTATTTATATAAATTAGAAAGTATAGGGAAGAAAGAGCATATAACACTTTACATGCATTTACTTGCTATTTCCTCTTTACTGCTTTATAAGTTTTCATATCAAAAAAACTTAGTAATTGGTACAGCAATGTCAGGTAGAACACATCCTGATTTAGAAAATCAATTAGGGTGTTTTGTGAGATCCGTTCCATTATTTTTTAATATTAACCAAGAATTAGACTATTCAAACTATATAAAAGAAACCCAAAAAACTGTTCTAGAGGCTAGGGATAATCAAGATTTTTCTTTTCATAAATTATTAAAAGAATTAAATTATAGAGTGGTTCCTTCAAGAGGGTTATTATTTGATGTAGTGGTTGTAATTGACCAAAATTTATCAGATGTGGCCAATAGTAAGAGTCAAGTAAATCCTTTAAGATTAGAAGTAAATAACAGTAAACATGATCTTACATTTTACTTTGGTTATTATGGTGATACAGTAAGTTTATCTGTCGTTTATAATACCATCTTATTTGAAGAAAAAGATATTAAATCTTTTGTGAATAGTTTTCTTGATTTGACAAGATCCGTCAGTGAAGATTCGACTATAAAAATAGAAACTCTAATGTCAAGTTTATCAGATGTTGAAGAAGATAAAGAATATAAGACTTTTCTGGATCTGGTAACAGACGAAATTAGCGATGATTTTTAAGTTTAATCGTTATTCAAATAAAGTGTTTTTTTGATACCATTTCAGTAAAAGTTAAGATGAAAATAGAACTCTTCATTAATGACTATCTACAGAAATCTATTAAAACGACCTCGTCTTAAACTGTAAATATTTAATACAGTTTTTAAAAACTCACTTAATTAAGAAAGTAACTTTTTTCCTGTTAACTCCATGTTATTTAGGTATGTCTATATAAGAATAGGCATGGTTTTAAAATGTATTGGGTGTAATACAGAATTTGGGTTATCAATTTTCTAATTACCATATAAATACAATAATAAGTTGAAAAAAAAGATTGGAATTATTTCCGGTATGGGAACAAGAGCTGGGTTGTATTTTGTCAATAAATTGATTGATCAAATACATGCGCCTAAGGATCAGGATTTTCCGGAGTTTATATTACATAACAATAGTAGTGTTCCAGATAGGACTTTAGCTATAGTATATGGAAAAGAATCTCCAGAAAGAGAACTGTTAAGGTCCATAAAGATGATGAACGAGTTACAAGTTGATTATATTGTTTTAACCTGTATAACCTCGTATCATTTTGTTAATATGTTGGATAAAGAGTTGCTTAAGAATATTTTAAATCCAGTAGAACTAACTATAAATGTATTATTACAAAAAGGCTACAGAAGAATTGGTCTTATGGCTACAACAGGGACAATAAAGTCGAAGCTTTTTCATAAACACTCTGAAGAAATAGATTTGATTACACTGAATGAAAAAGAACAGGAAGAACTTTTTATGAAGTCTATTTATATGGATGGTGGTTTAAAATCCTCCGAAATTAAGGAAGAAGCATATTATCTTTTCGAAAAAGCATTTGATACTCTTAAAGAGTATGAAGTAGATGTTATGGTAGGAGGATGCTCCGAAGTCCAGATCGGATATGAGAATATTACAACCAAAATCCCATACATTGATACAATGTCGGTACT
This genomic interval carries:
- a CDS encoding non-ribosomal peptide synthetase; the encoded protein is MRNLLKELREHNIYVSLQGEELKLKFNGEKLPDDLISRIKEYKQEIIKYLKQGSQQNNSKEKIPNTLLSEEGYMLSNSQNRLWILDQAEGGLPAYNISNQTILDGNYNIDLFKEAIFLLLDRHEILRTVFRKNNEGEPRQFVLSSEEINFKIDYVDLRGEEEQNEAIINFIKKDTYRVFSIEKGPLLSAALIHLENEIYIFHYNMHHIISDGWSLKILANEVIKIYNNLCSDEIGTLRPLRIQYKDFAAWQSAKIENGNYSAHQNFWNKHLSGKLPQLNLPSNKQRPSIKTNKGELLEMYLPSKVVSGLHSFAQQNNGSLFISILSIWNILMHKYSGEKDIIIGTPVAGREHIDLENQIGFYVNTLALRNNVDPDNTFIEHYNYTKERVLSALSYQTYPFDLLVNELNIQRDPSRNVVFDIMLALQNTEKISKSENHEITPGEVYSKGESRTKFDMGITFFEVESLLKFQINFNTAIYDKEMITQMMHHFKLLSEACITSNKVKIRDIDFLSEKEKQKQLFDFNSFNLGDNDGKTFLEYFNEKVKRFPKHIAIQKENRKISYNQLDSDSNQIANFLIKNGIRKGDFIPFSLADKVDAITTMLGVMKVGAAYVPIYDRFIKGEVNTILNDIEAKLFITDLSIKEEKGNIDDVSLVSYEDMLSDSFESEITEPIKIDKEDIVYVIYTSGTTGKPKGVLVTHGNLSDYLLGLTQKLNIEKKSHYGLMSTLGADLGYTFLYGALATAGTLHVFSDEMLKDSPKLISYFENNVIDYIKIVPEHWNSIHNDGTHLIPQKAIVFGGSVLNMRVIENLNRSRAKIDIYNHYGPTETTIGKLMHKVDLSYRYNSVYIGKPFSNTKIYVLGSNLELLPIGCEGELCIGGDGVSKGYLNRKNLTDEKYISNPYCKSEKLYRTGDIVKWNSDGQIVFLGRKDDQLKIRGYRVEPDEIVNNLISFEEIKEAIVVLKNENSEDYLCAYLVINSDTIDLRQVREKLEDILPLYMIPNFFIEVDSIPLTSNGKINKDALPSPLSKGVLQQKEYIAPRNEMEIKLVEVWKELLGIERIGINENFFELGGHSLKLIKLVNAYHKIFNVEIKLKDLFVFKTIEKHAELIEVQSLINNQNNTSKKDEETISF
- a CDS encoding condensation domain-containing protein, producing the protein MNSDILNLLKELKKLEARLYVENGVLKLDIQKELLTDTLKNEIKENKETLIDLLSVKRNNEYEAIEKSERKLSYPLSEQQEQIWLACQMKNGSRAFNMPTYIEFGNDFEINKFKKAIYEVIKRYDILRTIFVNEDGIVRQKVISYKEFNFKILEKNLEVENDYNLVEKHIIEDTSKEFDLTQYPLFKIHLLKLSNNKFVVYYNLHHIICDGWSSEILRNEIFNYYKSDDISNVYSELDTQYSDYAVWQKGNRDKLYFKNKDFWKSKLDKGMVPLDLNFANPRPKSKKYEGRSESVILPKEYLYKLESIGKKEHITLYMHLLAISSLLLYKFSYQKNLVIGTAMSGRTHPDLENQLGCFVRSVPLFFNINQELDYSNYIKETQKTVLEARDNQDFSFHKLLKELNYRVVPSRGLLFDVVVVIDQNLSDVANSKSQVNPLRLEVNNSKHDLTFYFGYYGDTVSLSVVYNTILFEEKDIKSFVNSFLDLTRSVSEDSTIKIETLMSSLSDVEEDKEYKTFLDLVTDEISDDF
- a CDS encoding aspartate/glutamate racemase family protein, whose translation is MKKKIGIISGMGTRAGLYFVNKLIDQIHAPKDQDFPEFILHNNSSVPDRTLAIVYGKESPERELLRSIKMMNELQVDYIVLTCITSYHFVNMLDKELLKNILNPVELTINVLLQKGYRRIGLMATTGTIKSKLFHKHSEEIDLITLNEKEQEELFMKSIYMDGGLKSSEIKEEAYYLFEKAFDTLKEYEVDVMVGGCSEVQIGYENITTKIPYIDTMSVLVDEVIKVMNLKKTTNEQEADTFLV